In the Malaya genurostris strain Urasoe2022 chromosome 1, Malgen_1.1, whole genome shotgun sequence genome, one interval contains:
- the LOC131426059 gene encoding protein glass encodes MYISCESAGSTTSMEPETGYVPNNPLFGVPLDSPQECPSSCGGSGCSSCQENTSLPLSGLPGSDFVDCGNCLDHNGALSSQTNLGNYWSEDMSSFPGLPPLDIDPLPSLFPFSIFIIFRFSSRQERPTHDVADVLLSLKHAVLKQSPDPQQMQAPSPGFAPPQASLSYTVHPQVLLSPVSHHNHNSHYSQAQSQSGSYPSNYYESSCAQHPAPIYPSMSVNVSMNMTMHGYGADGTMPMQCPQVQWGHQTPSSSVNVLYPPLLSPVPYPTGATYSFTADFRPQNQTQNLSPVLESSKNSNLQSHHQKPYYQQGADYSPPKSPQEFEQTDFHLKMKTEKSVGINFEDEDGSGSDGQNGDNKPNLCRLCGKTYARPSTLKTHLRTHSGERPYRCSDCSKSFSQAANLAAHIRTHTGQKPFRCPICDRRFSQSSSVTTHMRTHSGERPYRCRACKKAFSDSSTLTKHLRIHSGEKPYQCKLCLLRFSQSGNLNRHMRVHGTNGQALVT; translated from the exons GAATGTCCATCTTCTTGCGGTGGAAGCGGCTGTTCTAGCTGCCAGGAGAACACATCTCTTCCATTGTCAGGGCTACCCGGATCAGATTTCGTCGATTGCGGAAACTGTCTCGACCACAACGGTGCGCTCAG CTCACAAACAAACCTAGGTAATTACTGGAGCGAAGACATGAGCTCATTCCCGGGACTGCCACCGTTGGATATCGATCCACTACCTAGCCTGTTTCCGTTTTCCATTTTCAT tatttttcgattttccaGCAGACAAGAACGTCCAACTCACGACGTCGCGGATGTGCTGCTGTCCCTCAAGCATGCCGTTCTGAAGCAAAGCCCGGATCCGCAGCAAATGCAAGCTCCATCGCCGGGGTTTGCTCCTCCACAGGCCTCACTGTCGTACACGGTGCATCCGCAGGTGCTTCTCTCGCCCGTTAGCCATCATAATCACAATTCGCACTACAGTCAAGCTCAATCTCAGAGTGGATCGTATCCCTCAAACTACTACGAATCGTCCTGTGCACAACATCCAGCGCCAATCTATCCGAGCATGAGTGTGAACGTTAGCATGAACATGACCATGCACGGTTACGGCGCGGACGGAACGATGCCTATGCAGTGTCCCCAGGTTCAGTGGGGTCATCAGACACCATCGTCTTCGGTAAATGTACTCTACCCGCCGTTGCTTAGTCCGGTACCGTATCCGACCGGTGCTACCTACTCATTCACGGCGGATTTCAGGCCACAAAATCAAACGCAGAATCTCTCTCCTGTATTGGAATCATCAAAAAATTCCAACCTGCAGTCCCATCATCAAAAGCCATACTATCAGCAGGGTGCTGACTACTCCCCACCAAAGAGCCCTCAAGAATTCGAACAAACTGATTTTCATCTCAAAATGAAGACAGAGAAATCTGTTGGAATAAATTTCGAAGACGAAGACGGAAGTGGCAGTGACGGCCAAAACGGAGACAACAAACCCAATCTTTGTAGGTTGTGTGGAAAAACATACGCTCGACCGAGTACACTTAAAACGCACCTCCGAACGCACTCCGGAGAACGACCCTATCGATGTTCGGACTGTAGTAAGAGTTTCAGTCAGGCAGCTAACTTGGCCGCCCACATCCGAACCCATACGGGACAAAAGCCGTTCCGATGTCCCATTTGCGACAGAAGATTTTCACAGAGTTCCAGTGTGACGACGCACATGCGCACCCACTCAGGCGAACGTCCTTATCGTTGTAGGGCCTGTAAGAAGGCCTTTAGCGATAGTTCAACCCTCACAAAACATCTGAGGatacacagtggggaaaaaccttatcaGTGCAAGCTGTGTTTGCTAAG ATTCTCCCAATCCGGTAACTTGAACCGACACATGCGCGTACATGGCACCAATGGTCAAGCGCTGGTGACATGA